Below is a window of Dictyostelium discoideum AX4 chromosome 1 chromosome, whole genome shotgun sequence DNA.
tgatgatggtgatgataacgatgataaaataataattttaataatattaatattaatattaataattaaattaaaaattatttgatataaTAAATTGTATAATTGTATAATTacctaaaattaaataatgattaaaaaaaaaaaaaaaaagttagaaagcatttataattttttttttttaaaatagtaaattaaaaaaaaaattgaaaaaaaataaaaaaggagataatccaaaaaaaaaaaaagtattaagtACAAAtatagagaaaaaaaaaaaaaaaaaaaaaaaaagaaaagaaaagtaaCCAACCTTTAAAATATGTCAGTTTCAGAACCAAATATTAGTGGAAaagttattttaaaaactacaTTGGGTGATATTGAGATTGAATTGTGGGGTAAGGAAACACCTTTGACAACTAGGAATTTTGTGCAGTTATGTTTGGAGGGGTATTACGACGGTTGCATTTTCCATAGAGTgattaaagattttattgCACAAACTGGTGATCCAACAAACACAGGAACCGGTGGCGAATCAGTCTATAAGGAGACCGAGATCCAAGACAACGAAGGTGAGTTAATAAAAAGCACTGCATTTAAAGATGAATTCCACTCAAGATTAAGATTCAATAGACGTGGTATGGTTGGAATGGCATCTTCATCACCGGATCAAAATAAATCGCAATTCTTTTTCACGTTGGCTAAAACTGAAAATCTCACTAAAAAACACACTGTCTTTGGTAGAGTGGCCGGTGATACCTTATTCAATCTTTTAAAAGTTAATGATTTAGAAGTTGATTCTGAAACAGACTTACCTCTATTCCCACCTAAAATCATTTCAACCAATGTTGTCTGGAATCCATTCCCTGATATAATTCCAAGagttaaaactattattaaaaaaaaagttgaaaaaaagaaacaaactaaaaagtaaatattatttattattattattattttttatatttatttcaaaagaaattttattactatttttattatttttattatttttctattaattaaaaaaaaaaaaaaaatttaaaaaaaaaaatatggaaatttatatgttttcctttattttattttttttattttatttacttttttttttttttatttttttttttaatagtaaaATTGGGAAAATAAGAATAATTTGGATAcatataaatagtaatataacccaatttttttttaaaaaaaaaagacaattGTATACTAAtaggatattttttttttttttttttttttttacattttttatttatttatttttatttttttctagaaatttaaatttattatcttttggtgatgaaaaaaatgaaggggaatttgataattcaaaaattatccttaataatattggtaataataataataataataataataataataataataataataataataataaaaataatataaaattaaataatatatcaaaagaaataaaaaatagtggtggtgataGTGGTGATAGTGGCGATAGTGGTGGTTATAATTCAGACGATGGTGgtgacaataataaaaaacaattaaaaaacaaccCAGAAATTATGACAGAGGCTGTAATcgaaaagaataaaaaagaagatgttgatgaattaaagaatctaaaaaatgaaatagaTTCATCGACTCTATCTAAATTAAATACTACAACATCTACAACATCTACAACTACCACAACCATAActacaacaccaccaacagaACAAGTAAAACAAAGTGtagataaaaagaaaaaaattaagggATCCCTACAATTtaaaactacaacaacaccaacagtCCCCAAAAAATCAAGATCTATCTCGGAAACTGATGTATGtacattttataataataataataataataataataataataataataataataataataataataataataataataataataaaaataataataataataataataataaaaataataaaaataataataatgataataataataataataataataataataataatataattataaaagataatgagttattaattaataatttatttttttgatttaattttctaatcattttttattttttttttttttttttttatttttttttttattttttttattttccctatctttttttcattttattttattaaattttagcttttaaataaattaaattcttttaaaaatagtttaaatagtAAACCAAGTAATATAAAAAGAAGTGTAGAAGAGAAAGAAGAGGATGAGGAGGATAATGATTGGATGCgtcattctttaaaattttcaaaaaaatctaaattagAATACGAGTAATAAATATATCAAATTTGggttaataattaatttaccaatttatccccttttttagttttttcgtttgtttttttttttttttttaaataatttttaaattaatctttatttatttgatatttttgaCAAATCTTCTACacgaattaaaaaaaattaatacaaaaTAAGATATGAGTGTAATTTAacctaaataaataaaaattataattatattaaaaaaattaattgtttaatataaatgaattcatttaattaataaaaaacaactaTTTTTGACcaaatttgtaataaaaaaatataaaattataaatagtttgatttattagaattaatttatGGATTTTCagacatttaataatatattgtaattttgtaagttttttttttaaaactttatttttttattaacattttttttatttttttttttttatttttttttttttttattttttttttttttgtttttttgggTACTTTAATGATGGACATAccttaaaaatgaaaaaaaatagttttcaaagttttttttaatatcgtTTATGGTTGGTGATGGGAAAATATCttataaattttcattaaaactgttttttttttttatttttttttttttttttttttttaaaaatagtccACAGCCatctttattataaaatctgTTTTTATTCTAACCAAAATATCGAAAATGAATTTGCATAATTAACcattttttagatatttttttttttttttaatcaaaaaaattttttaacttaattttctttgttttttttaatttttttatttttaactatttttttattatattttttttttttaactacataatcaaatgattatcagaaattaaaaaaccagtcaaaaaaatatatattttttaaaaaataaaatcgaTCCATcacataattaaaaatttaaaatcgatcaaaaaataaaaaaaaaaaaaattaaaaataaaaaataaaaatttcaaatcaaaagaaaaaaaaaagaaaaaaaaaaaacaaataataaaaaaaaaaaagaaaatgatatccccaacaacaccaacatcaacatctacatcaacatcaacatcaacaaaaacaaaattatcattatcatttttatcaaatttttcaATACCAACAGAACCAATTGGTAGTATACCGAGaccaaaatatttaattgaagcTATTAAAGATTATAATGAACAAAAGATTAATTATGAACAATATTTAACAATTTGTGATAAATCATTGAAAGAAACTGTTGAATCATTTTTAGAGGTAGGTTCAACAGTGATTACAGATGGTGAGCAATATAAACCAAATTTTATAACTTATCCTATATTTGGATCCAATCAAGTTGCAGAGAATTCAAAAGTtggtttcattattaattttcaagATGGTCATGTACGTCAATTACCAGTGTTAACAGGTAAGAACCTGCCTTTCCGATATAAACAATACGCAAGTGAATATATAACTAGAGTTAAGAAAATGTTTCCAAACGTTCGTATAAAGCAGCCTATTATCTCAGTTTCCGCAATGTCTTTAATCTATCCTTCAAATccccaacaacaacaacatccaCAACTTGACAAATATAGTAAACAAGAGTTCCTTAATGATATGTTAAACGaagttgaaaaagaaattaggtTATCGTTAATGGCGGG
It encodes the following:
- a CDS encoding cyclophilin-type peptidylprolyl cis-trans isomerase (Similar to PPIase) — protein: MSVSEPNISGKVILKTTLGDIEIELWGKETPLTTRNFVQLCLEGYYDGCIFHRVIKDFIAQTGDPTNTGTGGESVYKETEIQDNEGELIKSTAFKDEFHSRLRFNRRGMVGMASSSPDQNKSQFFFTLAKTENLTKKHTVFGRVAGDTLFNLLKVNDLEVDSETDLPLFPPKIISTNVVWNPFPDIIPRVKTIIKKKVEKKKQTKKNLNLLSFGDEKNEGEFDNSKIILNNIGNNNNNNNNNNNNNNNNNKNNIKLNNISKEIKNSGGDSGDSGDSGGYNSDDGGDNNKKQLKNNPEIMTEAVIEKNKKEDVDELKNLKNEIDSSTLSKLNTTTSTTSTTTTTITTTPPTEQVKQSVDKKKKIKGSLQFKTTTTPTVPKKSRSISETDVCTFYNNNNNNNNNNNNNNNNNNNNNNNNKNNNNNNNNKNNKNNNNDNNNNNNNNNNNIIIKDNDLNSKPSNIKRSVEEKEEDEEDNDWMRHSLKFSKKSKLEYE